The proteins below are encoded in one region of Methanofollis aquaemaris:
- the rsmA gene encoding 16S rRNA (adenine(1518)-N(6)/adenine(1519)-N(6))-dimethyltransferase RsmA has protein sequence MKARHDQHFLLDRRAVGRIVDLAGDLVGRRVLEIGPGRGVLTAALLEAGARVVAVELDGSLVEELSFTFADEIESGRLEIVHGDATRVPFPPFEIVVANLPYSASSPITFRLLEAGFERAVLMYQREFAERMAATVGTPDCGRLSVMVQTYADVELCFNLGPGSFSPPPQVASMVVRLTPHEPPYFIADREVYADVVRELFSHRRKTVRNGLRGAKGIFGKEELDRVFAELPDEVLTLRPEALSMMTFAMVANLLAPQEE, from the coding sequence ATGAAAGCAAGGCACGATCAACATTTTCTTCTTGACCGACGGGCGGTCGGTCGGATCGTGGACCTGGCCGGCGACCTTGTGGGTCGGCGGGTTCTGGAGATCGGTCCGGGGAGGGGTGTGCTGACTGCCGCCCTCCTTGAGGCCGGCGCCAGGGTGGTCGCCGTCGAACTCGACGGTTCCCTGGTGGAGGAACTCTCTTTCACCTTTGCCGACGAGATCGAGTCAGGACGTCTTGAGATCGTCCATGGCGACGCAACAAGGGTTCCTTTCCCGCCGTTTGAGATCGTCGTCGCAAATCTCCCGTATTCTGCGTCCTCGCCGATCACCTTCCGCCTCCTTGAGGCGGGGTTCGAGCGGGCGGTGCTGATGTACCAACGTGAGTTTGCGGAGAGGATGGCGGCGACGGTCGGGACGCCGGACTGCGGTCGTCTTTCGGTGATGGTCCAGACCTATGCCGATGTGGAACTCTGCTTCAACCTTGGTCCGGGCTCGTTCTCCCCGCCGCCGCAGGTCGCCTCGATGGTGGTGCGCCTCACCCCCCACGAACCGCCGTACTTCATCGCGGATCGGGAGGTGTATGCCGATGTGGTGCGCGAGCTCTTCTCTCACCGGAGAAAGACGGTGAGGAACGGGTTGCGGGGGGCGAAGGGGATCTTCGGGAAGGAAGAACTTGACCGGGTGTTTGCAGAACTCCCTGACGAGGTGCTCACCCTGCGTCCTGAAGCACTCTCGATGATGACCTTTGCGATGGTCGCAAACCTCCTGGCGCCGCAGGAGGAGTGA
- a CDS encoding DUF655 domain-containing protein: protein MKAEKKEIYAVVVDVLLQGRVEDQRRGFKREPVVQAVGTGQFKILELIPKRGADIQIHDSVYIGENERDKVERVKRRISYTDLTNTARVELPFAIEAIVKEDEARFVDFFNKAVPITPKLHMFHLLPGIGKKLMWELVEGRNKKPYESFEDIAQRIKSIPNPTKLIVGRVMEELEDPEIKYRLFTAR from the coding sequence ATGAAGGCTGAGAAAAAGGAGATCTACGCAGTAGTTGTGGATGTACTTCTCCAGGGTCGTGTTGAAGACCAGAGACGCGGCTTCAAGCGCGAACCTGTCGTGCAGGCGGTGGGAACAGGTCAGTTCAAGATCCTCGAATTGATCCCGAAGAGAGGCGCCGATATTCAGATCCATGATTCGGTCTATATCGGCGAGAACGAGCGGGACAAGGTCGAGCGGGTGAAGCGCCGGATCAGTTATACTGACCTGACCAACACCGCCAGGGTCGAACTCCCCTTTGCGATCGAGGCGATTGTGAAGGAGGATGAGGCGCGTTTTGTTGATTTCTTCAACAAGGCGGTTCCGATCACGCCGAAGCTCCATATGTTCCATCTTCTTCCCGGCATCGGGAAGAAGCTCATGTGGGAACTGGTCGAGGGGCGGAACAAGAAGCCGTATGAGAGTTTCGAGGATATCGCCCAGCGGATCAAGTCCATTCCGAACCCGACCAAACTCATTGTCGGGAGGGTCATGGAAGAACTCGAAGATCCGGAGATCAAGTATCGTCTCTTCACGGCACGATGA
- a CDS encoding RNA polymerase Rpb4 family protein encodes MKVKGVISEERIALPEMKDQLAQVEARRLDAGQEMSYELRQSIEHANHLSKTSAEQSRALVDKLLALEKMKPDIAFRIANIMPRSRDELRAIYAKERYTLTGEELDAILEMVITHL; translated from the coding sequence ATGAAGGTTAAAGGAGTAATTAGCGAGGAGCGGATCGCCCTTCCGGAGATGAAGGACCAGCTCGCACAGGTCGAAGCGCGGCGTCTTGATGCCGGGCAGGAGATGTCCTATGAGCTCCGTCAGAGCATTGAGCATGCCAATCACCTTTCCAAGACCTCAGCCGAGCAGTCACGCGCCCTCGTCGACAAACTCCTCGCTCTTGAAAAGATGAAACCTGACATCGCGTTCAGGATCGCAAATATCATGCCCAGATCGAGGGATGAGCTCAGAGCGATCTATGCCAAGGAGCGGTACACGCTCACTGGCGAGGAACTCGATGCTATTCTGGAGATGGTAATCACTCATCTCTGA
- a CDS encoding 50S ribosomal protein L21e, whose product MAHHNGPRKKTRYKLKKDLRRRGIVPPTAVIQKFEMGQKVHIVCEPSIQKGMPHRRFHGRTGTVVGQRGRAWVVEVPDGNSVKIVISRPQHLKPQKV is encoded by the coding sequence ATGGCTCATCATAACGGTCCGAGGAAAAAGACGCGGTATAAGCTGAAGAAGGATCTCAGGCGCCGGGGCATTGTCCCGCCGACTGCAGTGATCCAGAAGTTCGAGATGGGGCAGAAGGTCCACATCGTCTGTGAACCGAGTATCCAGAAGGGTATGCCCCACCGGAGGTTCCACGGGAGAACCGGGACAGTCGTTGGTCAGCGTGGCCGCGCCTGGGTCGTCGAGGTTCCCGATGGGAACAGTGTGAAGATTGTAATTTCCAGACCACAACATCTAAAGCCTCAGAAAGTATAA
- a CDS encoding tRNA pseudouridine(54/55) synthase Pus10, whose amino-acid sequence MDLIETVGAVLEYGPICDHCLGRFFGKRSFGLSNKERGLALRTAHALAKNEPFTKEPEECWVCDRAFDLVDRWAARVVDALEGTEYATFLVGTRVPPLIAESEEMVWSDLSLTDPEPIKSELNREVGKAVSALTGKTVEFKRPDVVAILNLAEEQVEIEVNPVYFRGRYCKYERGIPQTHWDCRVCRGKGCERCNYTGKMYADSVEELIGRPATEVFEAETAVLHGSGREDIDARMLGTGRPFVMEMLNPKRREVDLATLEALINERADGRVAVKLTAWSSHAEVETLKSNKAHKKYRILVEIDEDISLDELRSVLDRLNGVTIHQRTPKRVAHRRADKIRERGVINIQSPGMQDGKFVIEVVGEAGLYIKELVSGDDGRTTPSLAGLLGKEARVTSLDVVLVEEPESGE is encoded by the coding sequence ATGGATCTGATCGAGACGGTCGGGGCGGTCCTGGAATATGGTCCGATCTGCGACCACTGTCTCGGGCGCTTCTTCGGGAAGCGCTCGTTCGGGCTGTCGAACAAAGAACGCGGTCTGGCCCTGCGAACCGCCCATGCCCTGGCGAAGAACGAACCCTTCACCAAAGAGCCGGAGGAGTGCTGGGTCTGTGACCGCGCCTTCGACCTGGTGGACAGGTGGGCGGCCCGCGTCGTCGACGCCCTGGAGGGAACCGAGTATGCGACCTTCCTGGTCGGGACGCGGGTGCCCCCGCTCATCGCCGAGAGTGAGGAGATGGTCTGGTCGGACCTCTCCCTCACCGACCCCGAGCCGATCAAGTCGGAACTGAACCGTGAGGTCGGCAAGGCGGTCTCGGCCCTGACCGGGAAGACTGTGGAGTTCAAGCGGCCTGATGTCGTTGCCATCCTCAACCTGGCAGAGGAGCAGGTGGAGATCGAGGTCAACCCGGTCTATTTCCGGGGGCGGTACTGCAAGTACGAGCGCGGGATCCCGCAGACCCACTGGGACTGCAGGGTCTGCCGCGGCAAGGGGTGCGAGCGGTGCAACTACACCGGCAAGATGTACGCCGATTCGGTGGAAGAACTCATCGGCCGTCCGGCGACCGAAGTCTTCGAGGCCGAAACGGCGGTCCTCCATGGTTCAGGCAGAGAAGACATCGATGCCAGGATGCTCGGGACCGGCCGGCCTTTCGTGATGGAGATGCTCAACCCGAAGCGCCGGGAGGTCGACCTTGCCACGCTGGAGGCGTTGATCAACGAGCGTGCGGACGGGCGCGTTGCAGTCAAACTGACTGCATGGAGTTCTCACGCTGAGGTGGAAACCCTTAAATCGAACAAAGCGCATAAAAAATACAGGATTCTCGTAGAGATCGATGAAGATATTTCCCTGGACGAACTCAGATCCGTACTGGACCGGTTGAACGGTGTTACGATTCACCAGCGCACTCCGAAACGGGTGGCGCACCGCCGGGCCGACAAGATCAGGGAACGCGGGGTTATAAATATTCAATCTCCGGGGATGCAGGATGGGAAGTTCGTCATCGAGGTCGTCGGTGAGGCCGGTCTCTATATCAAGGAACTGGTCTCCGGGGATGACGGACGGACAACCCCAAGTCTTGCTGGGCTCCTGGGCAAAGAAGCTCGTGTCACCAGCCTCGATGTAGTGCTGGTAGAAGAACCAGAGAGTGGTGAATGA
- the trmY gene encoding tRNA (pseudouridine(54)-N(1))-methyltransferase TrmY yields the protein MRRFVVVGHRGSTDPGFSLNDLPGAGRMDELCRCVAASLCLSHGMRRNAECWLVLLGEPKGPKTICFSGAKVRNLSPDERNIAGLIKKALALPCGTTFREASPGVLVRKGGLAAVLAECSCAVLDEGGEDVREASSLPETVLLSDHLNFTGEEEEQTGGLPSYSLGPRVLHADQAIVVLHNELDRRES from the coding sequence ATGAGACGTTTTGTCGTGGTCGGGCACCGGGGGAGCACTGACCCCGGTTTTTCGCTGAACGATCTCCCTGGTGCCGGCCGGATGGATGAACTCTGCCGGTGCGTGGCGGCCTCTCTCTGTCTCTCCCATGGGATGAGACGGAACGCCGAGTGCTGGCTTGTCCTGCTGGGCGAGCCGAAGGGTCCGAAGACGATCTGTTTTTCCGGGGCGAAGGTGAGAAACCTCAGCCCCGACGAGCGCAACATCGCAGGCCTGATCAAGAAGGCTCTGGCTCTCCCATGCGGAACGACCTTCCGTGAGGCGAGTCCGGGCGTGCTGGTGCGGAAAGGAGGGCTTGCCGCGGTGCTCGCAGAGTGCTCGTGTGCGGTCCTGGACGAGGGGGGCGAGGACGTGCGCGAGGCGTCGTCTCTGCCTGAGACCGTCCTCCTCTCCGACCACCTCAACTTCACCGGGGAGGAAGAGGAACAGACCGGCGGGCTTCCGTCCTACTCCCTGGGGCCGAGAGTCCTCCATGCCGATCAGGCGATCGTGGTGCTGCACAACGAACTTGACAGGAGAGAGAGCTGA
- a CDS encoding signal recognition particle protein Srp54, with translation MLDSLSSSLKDAVKKLAGKTVVDRAAVDELVRSLQRALLQADVNVKLVMQLSQSIKQRALEEEPPRGMSVREHVLRIVYQELVGLMGGAGKVDLAPQTILMAGLQGSGKTTTTGKLARYFKRKGLKVGVICADTFRPGAYQQLATLCAKVDVPIVGSPDEHDALKIVREGMKHFEETEVIIIDTQGRHALEDELIEEIVNINEIARPDHRWLVIDAALGQQARDQARRFNDAIGIDGVLLTKMDGTAKGGGALSAVSETKSGIVFIGAGETTDDLERFDADGFISRLLGMGDLKALVERAEEVISEDEMDVNAILRGKFTLRDMYKQLEAVNKMGPLKQVMSMLPMGGMQIPDDAYDVTSTKMDRYKVIMDSMTPAELDDPQIISGPRVQRISQGSGVPPEDVRELLKYYRIMQRALKGMRGSKFSMQRMMKRFGKMQ, from the coding sequence GTGCTCGACTCGCTCAGTTCGTCTTTGAAAGACGCGGTCAAGAAACTCGCAGGCAAGACAGTCGTCGACCGGGCGGCAGTGGATGAACTGGTGCGCAGCCTCCAGCGCGCCCTCCTCCAGGCCGATGTGAATGTCAAGCTCGTCATGCAACTCTCCCAGTCGATCAAACAGCGGGCCCTGGAGGAGGAACCGCCGCGGGGGATGAGTGTCCGCGAGCATGTGCTGCGGATCGTCTACCAGGAACTGGTCGGGCTGATGGGCGGGGCCGGCAAGGTCGACCTTGCCCCGCAGACGATCCTGATGGCCGGGCTGCAGGGGAGCGGCAAGACCACCACGACCGGGAAGCTCGCGCGCTATTTCAAGCGCAAGGGGCTGAAGGTCGGGGTGATCTGCGCCGACACCTTCAGGCCGGGCGCCTACCAGCAACTCGCCACCCTCTGCGCGAAGGTGGACGTCCCGATCGTCGGCAGTCCTGACGAGCATGACGCTCTCAAGATCGTTCGCGAGGGGATGAAACACTTCGAGGAGACCGAGGTCATCATCATCGATACCCAGGGGCGTCATGCCCTTGAGGACGAACTGATCGAGGAGATCGTCAATATCAACGAGATCGCCCGCCCCGACCACCGGTGGCTCGTCATCGACGCCGCCCTGGGCCAGCAGGCCAGGGATCAGGCGCGGCGGTTCAACGACGCCATCGGGATCGACGGCGTGCTGCTCACCAAGATGGACGGCACGGCCAAGGGCGGCGGCGCCCTCTCCGCGGTCTCGGAGACGAAGAGCGGGATCGTCTTCATCGGTGCCGGGGAGACGACCGACGACCTGGAGCGTTTCGACGCCGACGGGTTCATCTCCAGGCTGCTCGGGATGGGCGACCTGAAGGCCCTGGTCGAGCGGGCCGAGGAGGTCATCTCCGAGGACGAGATGGACGTCAACGCTATCCTCAGGGGGAAGTTCACCCTGCGAGACATGTACAAACAGCTTGAGGCGGTGAACAAGATGGGGCCGCTCAAGCAGGTGATGTCCATGCTCCCGATGGGCGGGATGCAGATCCCGGACGATGCCTATGATGTCACCTCGACGAAGATGGACCGCTACAAGGTGATCATGGACTCGATGACCCCCGCCGAACTCGACGACCCCCAGATCATCTCGGGCCCCAGGGTCCAGCGGATCTCGCAGGGGTCGGGCGTGCCCCCCGAGGACGTGCGAGAACTCCTCAAATATTATCGGATCATGCAGCGTGCGCTGAAGGGAATGCGGGGGAGCAAGTTCTCCATGCAGCGCATGATGAAACGGTTCGGGAAGATGCAGTAG
- the ftsY gene encoding signal recognition particle-docking protein FtsY — translation MFEGLKNKLQNIKEKFGHSIQDAAGEAVREEVRPEIPAPAPAEVGEPVFEPEKPAVEPLPEPLAPAPEPAPRAPAPAAPEVRPAEERKRFGGLVSRVKTLVLERELVISEKDIEEPLFELEMVLLENDVALEVTDAIIGYMREDLVGSHRKIGTSVDEIVMSALRGALLKVLGEGLDLLEYIKAHDRPVKILITGVNGTGKTTSIAKIAHYLKANGHSVVIGAGDTFRAGAIDQIAEHGRRLDIKVIKHQEGSDPAAVLYDSVEYARGHGIDVVLADTAGRFHNRKNLMNQLEKIRRVMKPDLVVYVDEAVAGNDAVVRAKDFNDLVGTDAVMLTKADMDSRGGAAISIAQTIGKPILFLGTGQAYSDIVPFRPEAVVGELLGAEE, via the coding sequence ATGTTTGAGGGCCTGAAGAACAAACTGCAGAATATCAAGGAGAAGTTTGGCCACTCCATTCAGGACGCCGCCGGTGAGGCGGTTCGTGAGGAGGTCAGGCCCGAGATCCCGGCCCCTGCTCCTGCAGAGGTCGGTGAACCTGTTTTTGAGCCGGAAAAACCGGCGGTTGAACCTTTACCCGAACCCCTGGCCCCCGCGCCCGAACCTGCGCCCCGCGCACCTGCGCCGGCGGCACCCGAGGTACGACCGGCAGAGGAGCGCAAGAGGTTTGGCGGTCTCGTCTCCAGGGTCAAGACCCTCGTGCTCGAGCGCGAACTGGTGATCTCGGAGAAAGATATCGAAGAGCCCCTTTTCGAACTCGAGATGGTCCTTCTGGAGAACGATGTCGCCCTTGAGGTGACCGACGCGATCATCGGGTATATGCGCGAGGATCTCGTCGGGAGCCACCGCAAGATCGGCACGTCGGTCGACGAGATCGTGATGTCGGCGCTGCGTGGCGCCCTCCTGAAGGTTCTCGGCGAAGGGCTTGATCTCCTTGAGTACATCAAGGCGCACGACCGGCCGGTGAAGATCCTGATCACCGGGGTGAACGGGACCGGGAAGACAACGTCCATCGCGAAGATAGCCCACTACCTCAAAGCGAACGGCCACTCGGTCGTGATCGGGGCCGGGGACACCTTCAGGGCCGGGGCGATCGACCAGATCGCCGAGCATGGCCGAAGGCTTGACATCAAGGTGATCAAGCATCAGGAGGGTTCGGACCCGGCGGCGGTCCTCTATGACTCTGTCGAGTACGCCAGAGGGCACGGGATCGACGTGGTCCTCGCCGATACGGCCGGTCGGTTCCACAACCGCAAGAACCTGATGAACCAGCTCGAAAAGATCCGCCGGGTGATGAAACCTGACCTGGTGGTCTATGTCGACGAGGCGGTGGCGGGCAACGACGCCGTGGTGCGGGCCAAGGATTTCAACGACCTGGTCGGAACCGACGCCGTAATGCTTACCAAGGCCGACATGGACTCCAGGGGCGGTGCGGCGATCTCGATCGCCCAGACGATCGGCAAACCGATCCTCTTCCTGGGGACCGGGCAGGCCTACAGCGACATCGTCCCCTTCAGGCCCGAAGCCGTGGTCGGCGAACTTCTCGGTGCGGAGGAATAG
- the pfdA gene encoding prefoldin subunit alpha, with translation MTKSMEQADPRELQSLQYYLNEYGQQAEVFARQLEMMDQQRVEAFAAIETLRSLGEAQDGTVLLPLGGGVSVRATVPDAEKVLVAIGADVTVERSNEDAISFLEGRARELEASEKKIAEAIENLKRQMNEIAARLDAAYRQQQQTAPGR, from the coding sequence GTGACTAAGTCCATGGAACAAGCCGACCCGAGGGAGTTGCAGTCACTCCAGTATTATCTCAACGAGTACGGACAGCAGGCAGAAGTCTTTGCCAGGCAACTGGAGATGATGGATCAGCAGAGGGTCGAGGCCTTCGCGGCGATCGAGACCCTCCGGTCCCTTGGTGAGGCTCAGGACGGTACGGTTCTTCTCCCGCTCGGCGGCGGCGTGAGTGTCAGGGCAACGGTCCCTGACGCTGAAAAAGTGCTGGTCGCCATTGGGGCGGATGTCACCGTCGAACGCAGCAATGAGGACGCAATCTCGTTCCTTGAGGGACGGGCACGCGAGCTTGAGGCCTCGGAGAAGAAGATCGCCGAGGCGATCGAGAATCTTAAGAGGCAGATGAACGAGATCGCGGCCCGTCTTGATGCTGCCTACCGTCAACAGCAGCAGACAGCTCCGGGCAGGTAA
- the rpl18a gene encoding 50S ribosomal protein L18Ae — MEMQKFEITGACQMGETRQSFTKVVEAPNEKVAKEHIYADIGSKHNLKRRYISIDGVTVVGD; from the coding sequence ATGGAGATGCAGAAGTTTGAAATTACGGGCGCCTGTCAGATGGGTGAGACCAGGCAGTCCTTCACGAAGGTCGTCGAGGCCCCGAATGAGAAGGTTGCAAAGGAACACATTTACGCCGATATCGGTAGTAAACACAACCTGAAGAGAAGGTATATCTCAATCGATGGCGTTACCGTAGTAGGTGACTAA
- a CDS encoding translation initiation factor IF-6: MERTIDFAADPHIGVFARAFEEFAVVPPTATEEFVERVAGALDVEVVRTTVQGSSIIGSLLAGNSNGMVVSGLATEEELAVLGEYGEIMTLGTSMNAAGNVILANDSFAAVHPEMSKEVAEEIGTFLGVPVRRLTFAGVRTVGMAAVATNKGVLVHARSTEAEIADLAGCAEGLVIGTGTVNMGSGLVGTGVLANSKGYIAGFETTGFELGRIEEVFGFLE, encoded by the coding sequence ATGGAGAGAACGATCGACTTTGCCGCCGATCCTCATATCGGTGTCTTCGCGCGGGCCTTCGAGGAGTTCGCAGTCGTTCCCCCCACAGCGACCGAGGAGTTTGTGGAGAGAGTAGCCGGGGCGCTTGATGTCGAGGTCGTCAGAACGACGGTCCAGGGATCATCGATCATCGGTTCGCTCCTCGCCGGGAACTCGAACGGGATGGTGGTGAGCGGGCTTGCAACCGAGGAGGAACTTGCCGTGCTCGGGGAATATGGAGAGATAATGACTCTCGGAACTTCGATGAACGCAGCCGGGAACGTGATCCTTGCCAACGACTCGTTCGCTGCGGTACACCCTGAGATGTCGAAAGAGGTGGCAGAGGAGATCGGGACGTTCCTCGGAGTGCCGGTGCGTAGACTGACCTTCGCCGGTGTGAGGACCGTCGGGATGGCCGCGGTCGCCACCAACAAGGGTGTCCTTGTCCATGCACGGAGCACCGAAGCCGAGATCGCCGATCTCGCCGGGTGTGCGGAAGGGCTCGTGATCGGAACGGGCACGGTGAATATGGGCAGTGGCCTCGTCGGGACCGGGGTTCTTGCGAACAGCAAGGGATATATCGCCGGGTTCGAGACCACCGGTTTTGAACTCGGACGGATTGAGGAAGTGTTTGGCTTTCTGGAGTGA
- a CDS encoding 50S ribosomal protein L31e, translated as MVEALKEQIYIVPLRDTRRAPRRRRCNVAIKDIRAYLVRHMKSESIKLDSSINEKVWERGAGKPPASIRVRAMKFEDGQVQAELAEE; from the coding sequence ATGGTAGAGGCACTCAAAGAGCAGATCTATATTGTTCCTCTCCGCGACACCAGGCGCGCCCCGAGACGGCGGCGCTGCAATGTTGCGATTAAAGATATCAGGGCATATCTTGTCAGGCACATGAAGAGCGAGAGCATCAAGCTCGACAGCAGCATCAACGAGAAGGTCTGGGAGCGCGGGGCCGGGAAGCCGCCGGCATCGATCAGGGTCCGTGCCATGAAGTTCGAGGACGGGCAGGTCCAGGCCGAACTCGCTGAGGAGTGA
- a CDS encoding 50S ribosomal protein L39e → MSKISKGRKVRLAKACMQNRRVPAWVMVRTKRQVVSHPKRRMWRRSTLKV, encoded by the coding sequence ATGAGCAAAATTTCCAAGGGCCGCAAGGTCCGGTTGGCAAAGGCATGCATGCAGAACCGCCGTGTTCCTGCGTGGGTGATGGTTCGGACAAAGCGCCAGGTGGTATCCCACCCCAAGAGGCGCATGTGGAGAAGAAGCACGCTGAAGGTGTAG
- a CDS encoding DUF7411 family protein: MKAGLLFSGGKDSALAAVLLSRDYEVELNTFVFDPLREVPSVEAAARALGFPWRKWSLGPECLVAAAEQVVRDGHPCTAITAVHRRAVRLLAKEYEVVADGTRLNDRVPMLTRGDAMSLADRYGCSYVRPLLGFGKAEVQRLAARHLCVAYGETGTIENGDYEYEIRAAVGRMGQQCAELFPARHEQSLVTGATGT, translated from the coding sequence ATGAAAGCCGGTCTGCTCTTCAGTGGAGGAAAAGACAGCGCCCTTGCTGCGGTGCTCCTCTCCCGCGACTATGAGGTCGAACTCAATACCTTTGTCTTCGACCCCCTGCGGGAGGTACCGTCTGTCGAGGCTGCGGCCAGGGCACTTGGATTCCCATGGCGAAAATGGTCGCTGGGTCCGGAGTGTCTGGTGGCGGCGGCCGAGCAGGTGGTCAGAGACGGCCACCCATGCACCGCCATCACGGCGGTTCATCGCCGGGCGGTTCGTCTGCTCGCAAAGGAGTATGAAGTGGTCGCGGATGGGACACGGTTGAACGACCGCGTGCCGATGCTGACGCGGGGCGATGCAATGAGCCTCGCCGACCGGTACGGTTGCTCCTATGTCCGTCCGCTCCTCGGCTTCGGGAAGGCCGAAGTGCAGCGTCTCGCCGCACGGCACCTCTGTGTCGCCTATGGCGAGACCGGTACCATCGAAAACGGTGATTATGAGTACGAGATCAGGGCTGCGGTCGGGCGGATGGGCCAACAGTGCGCGGAGCTCTTTCCTGCACGCCACGAGCAGTCCCTGGTCACAGGTGCGACCGGCACCTGA
- a CDS encoding DNA-binding protein gives MGDDELSEIRRKRLEQLQQQAVDQQGEAERQKRAESEMQLALMQILEPEARERLNTIKLAKPEFAQAIEQQLVMLAQSGRIRQKISDEQLKALLVQIAPKKKEFRITRK, from the coding sequence ATGGGTGACGACGAACTCTCTGAGATCCGACGCAAGAGACTGGAGCAACTCCAGCAGCAGGCCGTGGATCAGCAAGGCGAAGCGGAACGGCAGAAACGTGCTGAGTCAGAGATGCAGCTCGCGCTCATGCAGATCCTTGAACCCGAAGCGCGCGAACGGCTGAATACGATCAAACTCGCGAAACCCGAGTTTGCACAGGCGATCGAACAGCAGTTGGTGATGCTCGCGCAGAGCGGCCGTATTCGGCAGAAGATCTCTGACGAGCAGTTGAAGGCACTGCTGGTGCAGATCGCCCCGAAGAAGAAAGAGTTTCGGATCACGCGGAAGTAG
- a CDS encoding 30S ribosomal protein S19e → MTTVYDIPAEMLIPQVARELKELPAIEPPEWAAFAKTGIHKEMPPEDPDWWYVRTAAVLRRIYIDGPVGVERLRTAYGGARNRGSNPNRFKKGSGSILRKALQQLEAEGLVEKVRDGRQVSAKGRAFLDSAANSQKASATESVPELAHY, encoded by the coding sequence ATGACAACTGTATATGACATCCCGGCTGAGATGCTCATCCCGCAGGTGGCCCGTGAGTTAAAGGAGCTCCCTGCCATTGAGCCTCCAGAATGGGCGGCTTTTGCCAAGACCGGGATCCACAAGGAAATGCCTCCTGAGGATCCCGACTGGTGGTATGTCAGGACGGCAGCCGTCCTCCGTCGGATCTACATTGACGGCCCGGTCGGCGTGGAGAGACTGAGGACCGCATACGGTGGGGCCCGGAACCGCGGCTCCAACCCGAACCGGTTCAAGAAGGGGAGCGGCTCGATCCTGAGAAAGGCGCTCCAGCAGCTCGAGGCCGAAGGTCTCGTCGAGAAGGTGCGCGATGGCCGGCAGGTCTCTGCGAAGGGCCGCGCATTCCTGGACAGCGCTGCGAACAGCCAGAAGGCGTCGGCAACAGAGTCCGTGCCTGAACTCGCGCACTACTGA